From a region of the Nonlabens dokdonensis DSW-6 genome:
- a CDS encoding tyrosine-type recombinase/integrase, giving the protein MSKVKRTTGSINFRLKKGANIEQSIYMDFSNGRDFRLKYSIGYAIDPKYWDSAKKRVKNVAVVRNSNEINDLMRDLESETFDYVSDCDSKQIAFTRNDLKEHLKRFTNKSSEIIEEQEPTTFLEFIESHINRKEKELPVSKGRSISATVSTYKQTQNHLIQFEKESGYKLDFNTIDEEFYSEFLDYMNNKTYGKDDDKYYSINTIGKQIKNLIGFMNAALYAELHTNFKFKKFKVSKETTTAVFLTMDELITLYKTELDKTHYILARDVFLIGCEIGQRISDYHDLASQEIQINDGVNYIKIKQEKTGKEVLCRITPVIQQIMDDRYNGELPPKIAPQKLNDYIKKVAQKAKINRKIKTEQTIGGKKITKYTEKYKLIMSHTARRTFCTLKYKSGMDVHHIMELSGHTTTKEFLKYIRAPKDDIIAQITSTKEFESTSIPIE; this is encoded by the coding sequence GTGAGTAAAGTCAAGAGAACAACTGGTTCGATAAATTTCCGATTAAAAAAGGGTGCAAATATAGAGCAATCAATCTATATGGACTTTTCAAACGGTAGAGATTTTCGTTTAAAATATAGTATCGGATATGCAATTGATCCTAAGTATTGGGATTCTGCGAAAAAAAGAGTGAAGAATGTCGCTGTCGTTAGGAATAGTAATGAAATTAATGACTTAATGAGAGATTTAGAATCAGAGACTTTTGATTATGTGTCTGATTGTGACTCCAAACAGATTGCTTTTACTCGCAATGATTTAAAAGAGCATCTTAAACGATTTACAAATAAGTCTAGTGAGATTATTGAAGAGCAAGAGCCAACAACTTTTTTAGAATTTATCGAGAGTCACATCAATAGAAAAGAAAAAGAGCTGCCTGTTTCTAAGGGAAGGTCAATAAGTGCTACTGTTAGTACTTACAAGCAGACTCAAAACCATCTCATACAATTTGAAAAAGAGTCTGGTTATAAACTTGATTTTAATACTATTGATGAGGAGTTTTACTCAGAGTTTTTGGACTATATGAATAATAAAACGTATGGGAAGGATGATGATAAGTATTATAGTATCAATACTATTGGGAAACAGATAAAAAACCTTATTGGGTTTATGAATGCTGCATTATATGCTGAGTTACATACTAATTTCAAGTTTAAAAAGTTTAAGGTTTCTAAAGAAACGACTACGGCAGTTTTTCTAACAATGGATGAACTGATAACACTCTACAAAACTGAATTAGATAAAACTCATTATATTTTAGCAAGAGATGTATTCTTAATTGGTTGTGAAATTGGACAGCGTATTAGCGATTATCACGACTTAGCAAGTCAAGAGATTCAAATTAATGATGGGGTTAATTACATAAAGATTAAACAAGAAAAGACAGGGAAAGAAGTCCTATGTAGAATTACGCCTGTCATCCAACAAATCATGGATGATAGATATAATGGCGAATTACCACCTAAGATTGCTCCTCAGAAATTGAATGATTATATTAAAAAAGTAGCTCAAAAAGCAAAAATCAATCGAAAAATAAAAACTGAACAGACAATTGGAGGTAAAAAAATTACAAAATATACTGAAAAGTACAAACTCATAATGAGCCATACAGCCCGTAGAACCTTTTGCACACTTAAATATAAATCTGGTATGGATGTCCATCATATTATGGAGTTAAGTGGACATACTACAACAAAAGAGTTTTTAAAATACATCAGAGCTCCTAAAGACGATATAATAGCTCAAATAACAAGCACGAAAGAGTTTGAAAGCACTTCTATACCTATTGAGTAA